In Candidatus Sulfurimonas marisnigri, a single genomic region encodes these proteins:
- a CDS encoding tetratricopeptide repeat protein, with the protein MYLKYLLIILFFSSLLFSKGEDVSVDTIDTIEKLLNKNEYKNSCELVDVFYKNNPYDFKANLYYGKCAYYRGDIDGAMAAYDRADIINEEDSSVHKHLGDLHAYIGNIEIANEEYDKADKFGNEVVERSTITGHKTNTFSLLARFSVGVDDNVKYNADISDMNEWFSITNYPTQPESDTFIKEYVRLTHTYDSNPFSSFYYKNQLHIYNKNYSKFDTEDFTQGEFYSGPGWASSDFDIWLPVSYTYMAISYEDYAEVFSFKPQVRKRFANKVLLKIEAEYQYQKYFNWDYGDKDIYFASLSLSRWFGKNYLRAAYHYTKVEKHSSDSPRIFIEKNINELEVNYTRRVTKSIEFGIGYLYATSLYKDAAKFLSEQRREDTLQKYSAYVSYNITNNIGVMMQYADYDNETNYIPSDYAKEVITAGLYLYY; encoded by the coding sequence TTGTATTTAAAGTATCTGTTAATCATATTATTTTTTTCATCACTACTTTTTTCAAAAGGAGAAGATGTATCAGTTGATACTATTGATACTATTGAAAAGCTATTAAATAAAAATGAGTACAAGAATAGTTGTGAATTAGTTGATGTGTTTTATAAGAACAACCCTTATGATTTTAAGGCTAATCTTTATTACGGAAAGTGTGCTTATTATAGAGGTGACATAGATGGTGCAATGGCAGCATATGATCGTGCAGATATAATAAATGAAGAGGATTCTTCGGTTCATAAACATTTAGGCGATTTACATGCTTATATAGGCAATATAGAGATTGCTAATGAGGAGTATGACAAGGCAGACAAATTTGGTAATGAAGTTGTTGAGCGTTCAACTATAACGGGACACAAGACCAACACCTTTTCTCTCCTGGCACGTTTTAGCGTAGGTGTTGATGATAATGTCAAATATAATGCTGATATCTCTGACATGAACGAATGGTTCAGTATAACAAATTATCCTACGCAACCAGAATCTGACACATTTATAAAGGAGTATGTTCGCCTAACACATACTTATGACAGTAACCCATTTTCCTCCTTTTACTATAAAAACCAATTACATATTTATAACAAGAACTATAGTAAATTTGATACAGAAGACTTTACTCAAGGAGAGTTTTACAGTGGTCCAGGGTGGGCATCTAGTGATTTTGATATTTGGCTACCAGTAAGTTACACATATATGGCTATTAGTTATGAAGATTATGCAGAAGTTTTCTCTTTTAAACCTCAGGTAAGGAAAAGGTTTGCTAACAAAGTTCTATTAAAAATAGAAGCAGAATATCAATACCAAAAATATTTTAACTGGGATTATGGCGATAAAGACATATATTTTGCTTCTCTCAGTTTAAGTAGATGGTTTGGAAAAAACTACTTGAGGGCTGCTTATCATTATACGAAGGTTGAAAAACATAGCAGTGATTCTCCGCGTATTTTTATAGAAAAAAACATTAATGAATTGGAGGTTAATTACACAAGAAGAGTTACGAAATCTATAGAGTTTGGAATTGGGTATCTATATGCGACATCTCTTTATAAAGATGCTGCAAAGTTTTTATCCGAACAAAGAAGAGAAGATACATTACAAAAGTATTCAGCGTATGTGTCATATAACATAACAAATAATATTGGAGTAATGATGCAATATGCTGATTATGATAACGAAACAAACTACATTCCATCAGACTACGCTAAAGAGGTAATTACTGCTGGATTGTATTTATACTACTAA
- the map gene encoding type I methionyl aminopeptidase produces MAIALRKPQEIEKLRAANKIVGGALELLRQNTKVGVSLKELDAMAEEFILSHGAKPSFKGLYGFPNAVCCSLNQVIIHGIPTDYKLQEGDLIGYDIGTELDGWFGDAAITVGVGKVSAKDEELIACAKDTLYEAISAIKVGMRFKELSLVLENSIRSRGFVPLYNFCGHGIGKKPHEEPEIPNYLDGKNPNAGPKIKNGMVFCLEPMICQKDSKPVILGNKWDVVSADDLRGSHYEHTVAIINGKAEILSLA; encoded by the coding sequence ATGGCCATCGCGCTTAGAAAACCTCAAGAGATTGAGAAGCTTCGTGCTGCTAACAAAATTGTTGGCGGTGCTTTAGAATTACTAAGACAAAACACAAAAGTAGGTGTATCTTTAAAAGAGTTAGATGCTATGGCTGAGGAGTTTATTCTCTCTCATGGCGCTAAACCATCTTTTAAAGGTCTCTACGGCTTTCCTAATGCAGTATGCTGCTCATTAAATCAAGTTATTATTCACGGTATTCCAACAGATTATAAACTCCAAGAGGGTGATTTGATTGGTTATGATATTGGCACTGAATTAGATGGCTGGTTTGGTGATGCAGCTATAACGGTTGGAGTAGGTAAAGTTAGTGCAAAAGATGAAGAGCTGATTGCTTGTGCGAAAGATACTCTTTATGAAGCAATATCTGCTATAAAAGTAGGTATGCGTTTTAAAGAGCTTTCATTAGTATTAGAGAACTCTATTCGTTCAAGAGGTTTTGTTCCACTTTACAACTTTTGTGGTCATGGTATTGGTAAAAAGCCTCATGAAGAGCCTGAAATTCCAAACTACCTTGATGGTAAAAATCCAAATGCTGGTCCAAAGATTAAAAACGGAATGGTTTTTTGTCTTGAGCCTATGATATGTCAAAAAGATTCTAAACCTGTTATCCTAGGTAACAAGTGGGATGTTGTTAGTGCCGATGATTTACGCGGCTCACACTATGAGCATACTGTTGCAATTATCAACGGTAAAGCTGAAATTTTATCTCTCGCTTAG
- a CDS encoding chorismate mutase — MSNIKKCNSLEEVRQEIDMLDDKIVELISDRSHLIRQAAAFKNSVDEVKAEDRIEYILQKVRHAAIKADVSPNMVSELFQIMIDEMVETEISEFRNSEIF, encoded by the coding sequence ATGTCAAATATAAAAAAATGTAACTCACTAGAAGAGGTTAGACAAGAGATAGATATGCTTGATGACAAAATTGTTGAACTTATATCTGATAGAAGTCATCTAATACGCCAAGCAGCGGCATTTAAAAATAGTGTTGATGAAGTAAAGGCTGAAGATAGAATAGAGTATATTCTGCAAAAAGTTCGTCACGCTGCGATAAAAGCGGATGTCTCTCCAAATATGGTCTCAGAGCTTTTTCAAATAATGATTGATGAAATGGTAGAGACTGAAATTTCTGAATTTAGAAATTCAGAAATATTTTAA
- a CDS encoding methylated-DNA--[protein]-cysteine S-methyltransferase, translated as MENDFSLDGSLELIQSNSTLLYDLYVNFIEVDQKEYKKLAKDLEIFYGYGHTPFGDALLAFSTKGMCFLAFGDDEEKLHSELKGTWKNAKVTKDDEKVKEYLKNILINEKKVDIFVKGTNFQVNVWKALLNIEYGCVATYQDIADCICKPKAVRAVANAIGSNNIAYFIPCHRVIAKSGAISGYRWGVDRKKILLAYEASKSE; from the coding sequence ATGGAAAATGATTTTAGCTTGGATGGATCTTTAGAACTTATTCAATCAAACTCTACTCTTTTATATGACTTGTATGTAAATTTTATTGAAGTAGACCAAAAAGAATATAAAAAATTAGCCAAAGATTTAGAGATATTTTATGGTTATGGACATACTCCCTTTGGAGATGCTCTTTTAGCATTTAGTACAAAAGGTATGTGCTTTTTAGCTTTTGGGGATGATGAAGAGAAGCTTCATAGTGAGCTTAAGGGAACTTGGAAAAATGCCAAGGTAACTAAAGATGATGAAAAAGTAAAAGAGTATTTAAAAAATATTTTAATTAATGAAAAAAAAGTAGATATATTTGTAAAAGGGACAAATTTTCAGGTAAATGTATGGAAGGCTCTTTTAAATATTGAGTATGGATGTGTGGCTACATACCAAGATATAGCTGATTGTATATGTAAACCAAAAGCAGTAAGAGCTGTAGCGAATGCAATTGGTTCAAATAATATAGCTTATTTTATACCTTGTCATAGAGTCATAGCAAAATCTGGCGCTATAAGTGGTTATAGATGGGGAGTAGATAGAAAAAAAATATTATTAGCATATGAGGCGTCAAAGAGTGAATAA
- the infA gene encoding translation initiation factor IF-1, protein MAKSDVIEVDGKIIEALPNATFRVELENGHIILCHIAGKMRMHYIKILPGDKVKLELTPYSLDKGRITYRYK, encoded by the coding sequence ATGGCTAAATCAGATGTTATCGAAGTAGATGGCAAAATTATAGAAGCTTTGCCTAATGCAACATTTCGTGTTGAATTAGAAAATGGACACATTATTTTATGTCATATCGCAGGAAAAATGCGTATGCACTATATTAAAATACTTCCAGGTGACAAAGTGAAACTTGAACTAACGCCTTACTCACTTGATAAAGGTCGTATCACTTATAGATACAAATAA
- a CDS encoding endonuclease III domain-containing protein: MNKIYEIYKTLYGTYGPQGWWPFINYNGVNESKNGNVDGYHIEDYSFPRNSDEVFEVCLGSILTQNTTFTSVVKSLHNLKDKNALTPEAIKNMDIDELKEAIKPSGYFNQKARYILEYISFFEGLNGVTPTRDELLHVVGIGEETADSILLYGYNTAEFKVDAYTKRMLIELGLIDEKLKYKDIKKLMQDSLKECINDEKKLVIVYQEFHALIVNHSKEFYSKQPYAQGCFLKEKYYE, translated from the coding sequence GTGAATAAAATATATGAGATTTACAAAACACTTTATGGTACTTATGGTCCACAAGGTTGGTGGCCTTTTATAAACTATAATGGAGTAAATGAAAGCAAGAATGGAAATGTTGATGGTTATCATATAGAGGATTACTCTTTTCCTAGAAATAGTGATGAGGTTTTTGAAGTATGTCTGGGTTCAATACTGACTCAAAACACAACTTTTACATCTGTTGTAAAATCACTGCACAATTTAAAAGACAAAAATGCACTTACTCCAGAAGCTATAAAAAATATGGATATTGATGAGTTAAAAGAGGCTATTAAACCATCAGGATATTTTAATCAAAAAGCTCGTTATATATTGGAATATATCTCTTTTTTTGAAGGCTTAAATGGAGTAACTCCAACTAGAGATGAACTTCTACATGTAGTTGGTATTGGAGAAGAAACAGCAGACTCAATATTACTATATGGATATAACACAGCAGAATTTAAAGTCGATGCTTACACAAAAAGAATGCTTATAGAACTTGGACTTATTGACGAGAAGTTAAAATACAAAGATATAAAAAAACTGATGCAAGACTCTTTAAAAGAGTGCATAAACGATGAGAAAAAGTTAGTGATAGTTTATCAGGAGTTTCATGCTCTTATAGTTAACCACTCAAAAGAGTTTTATTCTAAACAGCCTTATGCTCAAGGATGTTTTTTAAAAGAGAAATATTATGAATAG
- a CDS encoding YbfB/YjiJ family MFS transporter — protein MNSLFDKNNNVAILVAGIIAIVVGVGVARFAFTSLLPFMLEDFLSLTNAGIMASFNFAGYLSGAIFSIFIKDINTKVKYFRIGMVLSIITTLVLATTTNETLWIASRVIAGFGSAMVLIVGGALVMVKLNFEDKTKAMGIHFSGIGFAILISELISQYILKDGSWADAWLALAIFAFIISFYSVYILSFDKEIKQEAIKHKLSKSVFTPYVILLILAYFTEGVGFVVQGTFLPDIINSLKGLDGYGSIGWLMVGIAGIPSSIVFMRLAHNYGSVNIIILAMALQIVGILIPVLSTNIYLNLLSGALYGSTFIALVALFMHLGGRLAGNNPVVLMGSMTAAYGVGQVGAPLYSVALIEYFGDYNSTLYLTAFIVFVGILLLVYAKKIENKR, from the coding sequence ATGAATAGTTTGTTTGACAAAAATAATAATGTAGCAATACTAGTGGCTGGAATTATAGCGATAGTTGTAGGAGTCGGTGTAGCACGCTTTGCTTTTACTTCGCTTCTTCCATTTATGCTCGAAGATTTTTTATCACTTACAAATGCCGGGATAATGGCATCGTTTAACTTTGCTGGTTATTTATCTGGCGCGATATTTTCTATTTTTATAAAAGATATAAACACAAAAGTAAAGTACTTTAGAATAGGTATGGTTCTTAGTATTATTACTACTTTAGTGCTTGCAACAACAACAAATGAGACTCTGTGGATAGCATCAAGAGTTATCGCAGGGTTTGGCTCTGCAATGGTCTTGATAGTTGGCGGAGCATTGGTTATGGTCAAGCTAAACTTTGAAGATAAAACAAAAGCGATGGGGATTCACTTTAGCGGTATAGGTTTTGCGATACTTATAAGCGAACTGATTAGTCAATATATATTAAAAGATGGGAGTTGGGCCGATGCTTGGCTTGCCTTAGCGATATTCGCTTTTATAATATCTTTTTATTCAGTATATATTTTGTCGTTTGACAAAGAGATAAAGCAAGAGGCAATAAAACATAAACTTTCAAAATCTGTATTTACTCCATATGTTATTTTGCTTATACTGGCCTACTTTACAGAGGGTGTCGGTTTTGTAGTGCAAGGGACATTTTTGCCGGACATAATAAATTCTCTTAAAGGTCTGGATGGCTACGGAAGTATTGGTTGGCTAATGGTTGGAATCGCAGGTATACCATCCTCTATAGTTTTCATGAGATTGGCGCATAACTACGGAAGTGTAAATATAATTATTCTAGCAATGGCTCTGCAAATTGTAGGGATACTTATACCTGTACTGAGTACAAATATCTATCTTAACTTACTAAGCGGTGCTCTTTACGGGAGTACTTTTATAGCACTAGTAGCACTTTTTATGCACCTAGGCGGCAGACTCGCAGGGAATAATCCGGTGGTTTTGATGGGTTCTATGACAGCTGCTTACGGAGTAGGTCAGGTTGGTGCTCCACTTTATAGTGTAGCTTTGATTGAGTATTTTGGAGACTATAACTCTACACTCTATTTGACAGCATTTATAGTTTTTGTAGGGATACTGCTTCTAGTTTATGCAAAAAAAATAGAAAATAAGAGATAA
- a CDS encoding NnrS family protein: MTFKQQEKKESYFLSQPHQPFFVLGIVNSILVLLFFALSYKGIIQLTTSSINFHVYSLIYIVFTNLFTGFVFTTYTRFCSVEAIEKKYYKNILLINLAGSSLYILGAFFKFEIMFAAMLTLALGHFLIVLKLRNIYNTSKATNLQDAFWILSAFSFGLVGNILMIISLLIPELSTFAILFSFFLYLIFLTFSIAQRMVPFFSHSQQEKNEKFVKRVFVLFVLKTILGTFNSYEYIKLAEILIDLVLGFYLSWEFIRWKIYKFNTPSILWVLHLGLFWLPAAFFIDAVSLVGEIYLNTSFYFLGIHLIAIGFLTTILIGFGTRVTLGHSAQSPHADTFVTALFWFIQAVVLMRAIYSLSVGFGWGMNFLFDISFSVWLLLFILWGGKFLPTLIYGAKKNSP, from the coding sequence TTGACATTTAAGCAACAAGAAAAGAAAGAGAGTTATTTTCTTTCTCAGCCTCATCAACCATTTTTTGTTCTAGGAATTGTAAATTCAATTCTTGTTCTTTTATTTTTTGCACTTAGTTATAAAGGGATTATTCAGCTAACAACCTCCTCAATCAATTTTCATGTCTACTCACTTATATATATTGTCTTTACAAATTTATTTACAGGGTTTGTATTTACTACTTATACAAGATTCTGCTCTGTAGAAGCCATCGAGAAAAAATATTATAAAAATATTTTATTGATAAATCTAGCTGGTTCATCACTATATATTTTAGGCGCATTTTTTAAATTTGAAATCATGTTTGCTGCTATGTTAACCTTAGCCTTGGGTCATTTTTTAATAGTATTAAAACTTAGAAATATTTACAATACTTCTAAAGCAACAAACTTACAAGACGCTTTTTGGATACTCAGTGCTTTTAGCTTTGGTCTAGTTGGAAATATATTGATGATTATTTCACTACTTATTCCTGAGCTTTCAACCTTTGCTATACTATTTTCATTTTTTTTGTATCTAATTTTTTTGACATTTTCTATAGCGCAAAGAATGGTCCCATTTTTCTCACATTCCCAGCAAGAAAAAAATGAAAAATTTGTAAAAAGAGTGTTTGTTTTATTTGTACTCAAAACTATACTTGGTACATTTAATTCATATGAATATATAAAGTTAGCAGAAATTTTAATTGATTTAGTATTAGGATTCTACCTCTCATGGGAATTCATAAGATGGAAAATATATAAGTTTAATACTCCATCTATACTTTGGGTGCTTCATCTTGGTCTATTTTGGCTTCCAGCAGCTTTCTTTATTGATGCAGTATCACTTGTCGGTGAAATTTATTTGAACACATCGTTTTACTTCTTAGGTATACATCTAATAGCAATAGGTTTTTTAACAACAATACTAATTGGCTTTGGAACTCGTGTAACACTTGGCCATTCAGCTCAAAGTCCACATGCTGACACCTTTGTAACAGCTCTCTTTTGGTTCATACAAGCCGTTGTTCTTATGCGTGCAATATATAGTCTAAGTGTAGGTTTTGGATGGGGAATGAACTTCTTGTTTGATATATCATTTAGCGTATGGCTATTATTGTTTATATTGTGGGGCGGTAAATTCTTACCTACGTTAATCTATGGAGCAAAAAAAAATAGTCCCTGA
- the trpB gene encoding tryptophan synthase subunit beta, producing MSKSYLESYPDENGYFGKFGGSYIPPVLEQPFADITKAYEELKHSPEFINELKYVRKHYQGRPTPISFAKNLTELCGGAKIYLKREDLNHTGAHKLNHCMAEVILAKHLGKKKVIAETGAGQHGVALATAAAYFGLECEIHMGEVDIEKEHPNVVRMKILGANVIPATHGLRTLKEAVDSAFDSYVPQADTAIYCIGSVVGPHPFPMMVRDFQSVIGFESKEQFLEHEGKLPDNVVACVGGGSNAMGIFAGFIDDKEVDLIGVEPMGVGEELGKHAATLTYGEEGVMHGFNSIMLKDADGEPAPVYSVGSGIDYPSVGPEHAHLMQTGRTTVALCNDEEAIDAFYKLSQLEGIIPALESAHAVGYAMKLAKTLGKDKTILINLSGRGDKDIDFVVQNYPIPNAKF from the coding sequence ATGTCTAAATCTTACCTAGAATCTTATCCTGATGAAAACGGATACTTTGGAAAATTCGGAGGTTCATACATACCTCCTGTACTTGAACAACCGTTTGCAGATATAACAAAAGCTTACGAAGAGCTAAAGCATTCTCCTGAATTTATAAATGAATTAAAGTATGTTAGAAAACACTACCAGGGTCGCCCGACTCCTATCTCATTTGCTAAAAACCTTACAGAGCTTTGCGGCGGTGCTAAGATTTACTTAAAAAGAGAAGATTTAAATCATACTGGTGCACACAAACTAAACCACTGTATGGCAGAAGTTATCTTAGCCAAGCACCTAGGAAAGAAAAAAGTTATCGCAGAGACTGGTGCTGGTCAACATGGTGTTGCTCTTGCAACTGCAGCAGCATATTTTGGTTTAGAGTGTGAAATACATATGGGTGAAGTAGATATTGAAAAAGAACACCCAAATGTTGTTCGTATGAAAATACTTGGTGCAAATGTTATTCCTGCTACACATGGTTTAAGAACTTTAAAAGAAGCTGTTGACTCTGCCTTTGATAGCTATGTTCCTCAAGCTGACACGGCTATCTACTGCATTGGTTCTGTTGTTGGTCCACACCCTTTTCCAATGATGGTTAGAGATTTTCAATCTGTTATTGGTTTTGAATCAAAAGAGCAGTTTTTAGAACATGAAGGAAAACTACCAGACAATGTTGTGGCTTGTGTAGGTGGTGGTTCTAATGCCATGGGGATTTTTGCTGGTTTTATTGACGATAAAGAAGTAGATTTAATTGGTGTTGAGCCTATGGGTGTAGGTGAAGAGCTTGGTAAACATGCAGCAACTCTTACTTACGGTGAAGAGGGAGTTATGCACGGTTTTAACTCTATAATGCTTAAAGATGCTGATGGTGAACCAGCTCCTGTTTACTCTGTTGGTTCTGGAATTGACTACCCATCCGTTGGTCCTGAGCATGCACATTTAATGCAGACTGGAAGAACTACAGTTGCTCTTTGCAACGACGAAGAAGCAATTGATGCATTTTATAAACTATCTCAACTTGAAGGTATTATCCCTGCACTAGAGTCTGCTCACGCTGTTGGGTATGCCATGAAACTGGCAAAAACTCTTGGCAAAGATAAAACAATTTTAATCAATTTAAGCGGCAGAGGTGATAAAGATATAGACTTTGTTGTACAAAACTACCCTATTCCTAACGCAAAATTCTAA
- a CDS encoding FecR family protein, translating into MKFLLLIAIMSTLLLAEIGKVIVVNGEASIERDVKVIKVNNDMGLFKQDIVETGDGRLQMHFNDNSVISLGKESRFIIEEYLYVNDYNRVAATFKIEKGFVKTITGAIGKMMPELFVFETSTTKITPNGTIWSVKVDENSEEYIVNEGKITLSFNDNKERVIELNAGESMILEVGSLGANKVVKGFKKVKIAKNDKKNSKEESSLNEESVYENSVEQNNAVIIEDNNINEGTIVNEQGEIVEDPTSIDDGNNGHGNDPDGIDPSNPGKGKSK; encoded by the coding sequence ATGAAATTTTTATTACTTATAGCGATAATGAGTACATTATTGTTGGCTGAGATTGGTAAGGTAATTGTTGTAAATGGTGAAGCATCAATTGAGCGTGATGTAAAGGTTATTAAAGTGAATAATGATATGGGACTTTTTAAGCAGGATATTGTTGAGACTGGCGATGGTCGTTTACAGATGCATTTTAATGACAATAGTGTAATAAGTCTGGGAAAAGAGAGCCGTTTTATAATAGAAGAGTATCTATATGTAAACGATTACAACAGAGTCGCTGCGACTTTTAAGATTGAAAAGGGGTTTGTTAAAACAATTACTGGTGCTATTGGAAAAATGATGCCAGAGCTCTTTGTATTTGAGACTTCTACAACCAAGATTACACCAAACGGTACAATTTGGAGCGTAAAAGTTGATGAAAACAGTGAAGAATATATCGTTAATGAAGGGAAAATAACGCTCTCTTTTAATGATAATAAAGAGAGAGTTATAGAGCTTAATGCCGGGGAGTCAATGATTTTAGAAGTAGGATCATTGGGCGCAAATAAAGTAGTTAAAGGCTTTAAAAAAGTTAAAATTGCCAAAAATGATAAGAAAAATTCTAAAGAGGAAAGCAGCTTAAATGAAGAGAGTGTGTATGAAAATAGTGTTGAGCAGAATAATGCAGTTATTATAGAAGATAATAATATAAATGAAGGTACTATTGTAAATGAACAAGGCGAGATTGTAGAGGACCCGACTTCTATTGATGATGGAAATAACGGTCACGGAAATGACCCTGATGGCATTGATCCCAGCAATCCAGGGAAAGGGAAGTCTAAATAG
- the secY gene encoding preprotein translocase subunit SecY has product MNKNLVNKILITIGFLFIYRLLAYVPVPGVDTAVIASFFDSHQADALGLFNMFSGNAVERMSIIALGIMPYITASIIMELLAATFAPLGQMKKERDGMVKYMQIIRYATIVITIIQAIGISVGLQSLTGPNGNSAILADHNTFIILSAVSMLAGTMLLMWIGEQITQSGIGNGISLIIFAGIVSAIPSAIGQTITMVNTGAMSFLTVIAILALIFGTVAVIIYVELGERRVPITYAKKVMMQNQNKRVMNYIPIKVNLAGVIPVIFASAILMFPMTVLSSSTNPTMIMIADYLNPNSYFFNFLTFVFVVFFAFFYASITFNAKDIADNLKKQGGFIPGIRTGEATKEFLNKTAGDLTFTGALYLGLVATLPFMIIKGMGVPFFFGGTAVLIVVQVALDTMRKIEAQVYMSKYETLSAVGL; this is encoded by the coding sequence TGATACTGCTGTCATAGCTTCATTCTTCGATTCTCACCAAGCCGATGCACTAGGATTATTTAATATGTTTAGCGGTAATGCTGTTGAGCGTATGTCAATTATTGCACTTGGAATTATGCCTTATATCACTGCTTCAATTATTATGGAACTTTTAGCTGCAACTTTTGCACCTTTGGGTCAAATGAAAAAAGAGCGTGATGGTATGGTTAAGTATATGCAAATTATACGTTATGCAACTATTGTTATTACAATAATCCAAGCAATCGGTATTAGTGTGGGACTTCAAAGTTTAACTGGACCAAATGGAAACAGTGCTATTCTTGCTGATCATAATACATTTATAATACTTTCTGCTGTTTCAATGCTAGCGGGAACAATGTTACTAATGTGGATAGGTGAGCAGATTACACAAAGTGGCATCGGTAATGGTATTTCACTTATTATTTTTGCTGGTATAGTTTCAGCTATTCCAAGTGCGATTGGTCAAACAATCACAATGGTAAATACAGGGGCTATGAGCTTCTTAACTGTAATAGCAATTCTTGCTCTTATATTTGGAACAGTTGCTGTAATTATCTATGTTGAACTTGGTGAGCGTCGTGTACCTATTACTTATGCTAAAAAAGTTATGATGCAAAATCAGAATAAAAGAGTTATGAATTACATTCCTATCAAAGTTAACTTAGCTGGTGTTATTCCAGTTATCTTCGCTTCTGCAATATTAATGTTTCCAATGACTGTTTTATCAAGTAGTACTAATCCTACTATGATTATGATTGCTGATTATCTAAATCCAAATAGTTATTTCTTTAACTTTTTGACATTTGTATTTGTTGTTTTCTTTGCATTCTTTTACGCATCAATTACTTTTAATGCAAAAGACATTGCAGACAATCTAAAAAAACAAGGTGGCTTTATTCCTGGTATTCGTACTGGTGAAGCGACTAAAGAGTTTTTAAATAAGACAGCTGGTGATTTAACTTTTACTGGTGCTCTTTATCTTGGACTTGTTGCAACTCTGCCATTTATGATTATTAAAGGGATGGGTGTACCATTCTTTTTTGGTGGAACAGCGGTTTTAATCGTTGTTCAAGTGGCACTGGATACAATGAGAAAAATTGAGGCACAAGTTTACATGAGTAAATATGAGACACTAAGTGCAGTTGGACTTTAA